The genomic segment TTTTACTGAGACTTTCAACATCAGAAATTAAAATAGCTGTTGAAAATGGAGATTTTATTGAGGTGAAATCATGAGAAAATCCATTGCAGATTCAATCATATGTACAGTTAAAGATTTAAATAAAAGCGGATTGATTGATGATATTACTATGAGAAATATTGAAAATCTTTGCCTTCCTGAGATTAAGGAATATAGTCCTGAAAAAATTATCTCCATAAGAAAAAAGTTTAAACTCAGTCAGGCCGCTCTTGCAAGCATATTTAATATTAGTCCATCAACCGTTCAAAAATGGGAGAAGGGAAATAAAAAACCAACTGGTGCTTCAAGAAAACTATTAGATATTATTGAAAGAAAAGGCTTGGATGCTCTCATATAAAAAGCCTAACACGGCGCTGAACACAACCTATACGCTCAATGTCAAGCAGAAAAATTATGTTCTTTATTTATTGTTATATCAATATCTTATGTTTTTTAAAAAATAAAAAACACTCCTCCTGTTGATTTTAATACAATATTTCGGTGAAATTCTCACTCTTTGGCAAACCTGTCTCTTATCGTTATAATATGCGTTGTTTCACCCCTCTATGAACAACTATCAACCTTTATCAAGAGTACACTGGTTTCAGTGAGAGACCTTTACTGTGTTCACCGGGATACATTTTCACGTCAGGCAACAAAGAAAGAACGGAGAGATTATGAAGAAAACAAATATTCAAGAATCTGATGATATGTTATCAGAATACGATTTTGATTATAGCAAAGCACGAAAAAATCGTTTTGCTGCAATTGAAGATAATAATCGCACAATAATTCTTGATCCAGATGTAGCAAAATTTTTTTCATCATTACGAAGAAATCAGATATTCAAAGACAGAAAAAAGCGAAGATCGTTCCTCGCTCCGCTTTTTTCTGCCGGTGATTTGCGACCTTAGGCGGGTAAAATTAAATTTCTCAATTATCAAGTTTTACTATATATCAAAATAATATTGTATTTTCAGTTATATAAAATATAATAAATAGAAAGAGCAGGCCGGCGGGCAGCGCTCCGCTTCTGCCCACCCTGGATAAAATGTTAATAAATTTATACACAGGTACTTAAGTTACACGTAAATTCAAAAGCCAATACTTGATTCTCATTAAATAAGAATCAAGTAAAATTAACCTGTCTTATTGAAGACAGTTTCCTACTCCAACATACACTTTCACCGCTGGTGTCTGCTGTGTTTAATACCGATCCTTTAACAAAATTTTAAAAGGAATAAGGATGAAGAATATAAGTTTAATAAAACAAAACCCCATGTACCGTTACCTCATGTTTCTGACTATTGCATCTGCAGTGGGGCTTCAGGCATGGCGGACTCTTTTTGATAATTTTGCAGTAAATGTTGCAGGCCTTGAAGGAAACCATATAGGCATTATCCAGTCAATAAGAGAAATTCCTGGATTTCTTACATTTCTAGTAATTTATGTAATACTGATTATAAAAGAACACCGGCTTTCAGCTCTATCAGTTCTTCTTATGGGGGCAGGCATAGCAGTTACAGGAGTATTTCCAACTTATTATGGCATTATTACAACAACCTTTTTAATGAGCCTCGGATTCCATTATTATGAAACAACCAACCAGTCCCTGACACTTCAATATTTTGACAGATATAGTTCACCCTGGGTTTTTGGAAAGCTCCGAAGTCTTAATGCAGGTTCTAATATTGTCATTGGACTTATGATCTATCTTATTGTGCCTGTTTTTACTTATACCCAGATTTATATATTAATCGGCACTCTTGTTATTGCAGTAAGTTTCTGGGCTTTTTTGCAGGATCCTTGTGATAAAGAATTAATTCCCCAGCATAGAAAAATGATTATAAAAAAAGATTACTGGCTGTTTTACTTTCTAACCCTTATGTCAGGAGCCAGGCGGCAGATATTCGTGGCATTTGCAGTTTTTCTTCTGGTAAAAAAATTTCAGTTTACAGTTCAAGAGCTTACGCTTTTATTTATCCTTAATAATCTGGTAAATTTTTTCCTAAGCCCCCTGATTGGCAGATTAATTATCCGATTTGGCGAAAGAAAGGTTCTTTCTATTGAATATTTCAGCCTGATATTTGTTTTTCTGGCCTATGCCTTTTTTGATTCAAAATCTGCTATGGCAATCTTATATATTCTGGATCATATTTTTTTCAATTTTGCCATTGCCATAAGAACATATTTTCAAAAAGTAGGAGACCCGAGGGATATTGGTCCAAGCATGGCTGTGGGCTTTACCATAAACCATATAGCTGCTGTAATTTTTCCTGTTATTGGAGGTTTTTTGTGGATTGTTGACTATAGAATCCCTTTTGTAATAGGGGCTGGTATGAGTTTAATTTCTCTTGGGGCTGTTCAGAAAATAAAAATTACATAAACTGATTAATATCTGGGGGATCCTGCTCCTCTTATTTTCTGCTCGTAAAGCAGTCTGATGGTAGTAAAATGAGGATAGTATATCCTGGTAAGACCGCTGAGAATAGTTACACTCGCAGCATCGCTGGGTTTTGATAAATATACATAATCATTCATACATTTAACAAATAATTCCTTTCGCTTTTGAAAATGATTTGGATAAACCTGGGACAGTTTTTCACTTAAATCTCTTTGAGCCTTTTCTATAGGTATGGATGCAATGGGATTTTGATACCTGATCTGTTCCTGGTAATTTGCCCTGTTCCTTAAATTATAAACTTCAGCCTGACAAGGAGCAGAGAAACACAAAATCCAAACACAAGGCAAAAACAAAATTATATTTTTCATTTTCATATTAATTTTTATCCCCCTTACACAATTAAAATTTTAGATAATTAAAATCAATACATCACAGTAAAAAGATAGGCAAGAACAAAAATTATATATATTGTACTTTATTTAATGGTTTTAGATTTTAAACAAAAATACCCCCTGCAGTGCAGAAAAATCCTGCATTTTAAGGGGGTATTTTGTTTGTTACTATAAATAAAAAGTTAAACTATTACCAGATTGGTTTTAATTCAACTCTGCGGTTATTTGAACGTCCCTGTTTTGTTGCATTGGTATCAGCAGGTTTTGTTTCTCCAAAACCAATACTTGTTAAACGAGAAGATTCAATACCATTATCCAAAAGATATTTTTCAACAGCTTTAGCACGTCTTTCAGAAAGTTTCTGGTTGTATGCTGCAGCTCCTATGCTGTCTGTGTGTCCTTGAATCTCAACTCTTACTGTAGGATTATTTCTCAAAACAGAAGCAACATCACTCAGATCTGAATGATACATGGGTTTGAGGATTGATTTATCAAAATCAAACAGATAATTATGAAGAATCCAGCAGCCTCTGCTGTCAACTTTAGCACCTGCAGGTGTTCTTGGACACTTATCAATATCATCTGTAACACCATCACCATCGCCGTCACCAGGTCCTGAAGGAGTGGGTGCAGGTGCAGGTGTAGGTGTGGGTGCAGGTGTGGGTGTGGGTGCAGGTGTGGGTGCAGGTCCTGATTTGGTAACATCTGTTGCCGGACCAGCGTAAGCGCCTAAAATATTTTTCAGGTCATTGCCGCTGTATGCAGCCGGATTTTTTCCAAACACGATATTTCCATTAGAAACCTTTGCATAGTCTGTACCACCAAGTTTGTCATTAACTTCTTCAGGTGAAAGAGTAAGGCCGTATGCAGTTAAAATTGAATGAAGTTCTGCAGGTCTGTAAGCTGTAGGCTTTTTCCCAAATACAATATTACCGTTAGAAAGTGCTGCATATGATGCAGGAATCCTGCTTACTGCATCTGCATCAAGGGTCAATCCATTAGATTCCAGGATTGCATTTAATGTATCAGGGCTGTATGCAGTAGGACTTTTATAAATTTTTTGAACTGCATCTGGTGTTAATTCAATTGCAAACGAGGGCAGGCTCAGTACCAGGCTTAAAGCTGCACAAAGCATGACAACAATAATTCTTTTCATCTTTAAATTCTCCTTTAAAAATTTAGTATTAAGTTTTTTTTCTTCTTACAAAAAACACTGGAATTTTGGAAAAACCACCTCCTTCCACAATGTATTATATATTACAAAAAAACAAGCATTAAATGAACACAAAGCTTAAGGCCGGAAAAGCTGGTCCTTTGCTGAAACTATCAGAATAAATTAGACAATGCCTTTTTTTTCTGAAATTTTCAAGTGAATATTATCAAGATAAAAATTATCACAAAAAGTTGAATATAGAACGGCAGGCATAAAACTGCCTGCTGTTCTATGATTTTTATCCAAACAATTAACGAATCCGCCTGAATTCAGCCCTTCTATTCATAATACGGCCTTCTTCTGTTTCATTGGAAGCAAAAGGTCTGTGATAGCCAAAACCTTCAACCGTAAGCTGATCTGCTCTAACACCTCTGTTCAGCAGGTAAGTTCTTACTGAAATTGCCCGCCATTGTGAAAGTTTCATATTATAGTCTTCTGTCCAGATAGTACATGTATGTCCCTGAATTGCAAGAGCTACTCCTGGATTCAGATTCAGAACACGGGCAATCTCATCAAGTATGGGCCTGTATTCAGATTTGATATTCCATTTATTAAGGTCAAACTGAACCTTGTCAAGAATCCAGCAGCCGTCTTTGTCAACCTTTGCACCCTTTGGCGTTCCAGGACATTTATCCATATCATCACATACACCGTCAGCATCTTCGTCCGGGCATGGTTCAATTGCACGAGGCTCAGGCTCAAAACTATGCCCCCTGTGAAATACATCATGGGCAAACTGTGCCATATTGTCATCAGGAATCAGATCATCTGAGGTAACCATATAACCGCACTTTCCTTCTTTGGCAATATCTCTCATCAGTTTATATTTTTCATGGTATCTTTTTTTGCTCTCAGGGGTTCCTTTTTTATCAAAAGGAATATCGTCTCCTACTGCTACAGTATAGATACAAATCCGGTCTCCATATCTTTCCTTTACCTTTCTTGCAGCCAGAACCGGATCCGGATCATTTTTGAGAACCTTTCCGTCGCTGATAATAACCATTGCCAGGTACTCATCTTTAGGGGCAAGATCAAGATCATCACTTCCTTTATCTATGGCATGGGCCAAAGGGGTTTTACCTCCTGACCATCTCATGATTTCAATGGCATCTGCATAACCCTGTCTTGAATAATTTGTCATTCCGTAAAGCAGGGATGTGGTTGTGGTAAAAGCTCCAGCCTCCCATCCATAGCGCCTAAGCCCTCCAAAAAGAGGCCGTGCCGGTGTTTTCTGGTTAAAGCGCCTTAAAATATCTTTTGCAACCTTAAATTTAATCTGCTGGTTATAAGGAAGAAATTTAGAGCCTGATGCATCAAAGATGACAAGGAAATTGTCAACTTCTTCCTCCATATAGCCCCCGAACTCCAGTTTTTCAGGATCAACAACAAAGGAGTCTGGTGAACCTGCAAACTGCGGTTTCATGCCTGACGCATCTGTTGAAATATCACCCTGCCCTGTTTCAGATTGTAAGTTTTTTTGAGATTGTCCAGATATGCAGCCAGTTAGAAATATGGTCAGCATAATAAATAAAAAAAACTTAACACAAGATCTCACCATCCCGCCACCTCCTGTTTTATTAATTTTTTTGAACTGAAATTTTACCTTATTATCAGATATACTATTTATTTTAAAGTATTTATATTAAAAAATTACAAATTGTTATTATCTGGATCATGAAAAAATGGATTATAATATTATAATTATTTCAAAACTTCAAGCTTTGACTGATATTTTAAGTGCTTCTGATTAAATTTATAAATTGCATCAATATATCCTTTATCCATTAATTTAAGTTGCCATGCAATAATTTTTTTTACATTCAATGCTGTACATAATTTTCTCATTATGCCATAATTGCAACTAATGCAAATAAAATTATCGTCTAAATCTGCCACTAAAAAAAAGAAAACAATAAAGGAAAGATATATGGCCCAGGAAAAAGATATTGTTCTTATTTATTTTGAAGATAAACCCTTGGTATTTGCCAGGATTGAACAAATCCTGACTGATATAAAACCAGACTGGTATCATGTTAAACTTTTACTCCTTCAGATTCCTTTGCAATCTGTTACATGGATACTCAGAAATGCCTATATTAATGGTGATGAATTTACTATGGATGGAAAAAGACTGAGACTGGAGCTTATAGAAAGTCCTGATGATACAGATGAATTTGACGGCACTGGAGAAAAGGAAGAAACTCAAAACCATAAGCAGCCGGAAAAAGGCAAGGTAATCTCTTTTCAAAGCCTTAGAAAAAAATAGCCGGGGTAATGAAAAATGAAGATAGGTTCAGTCTCTATTGAAAACATGACAGTTCTTGCACCTCTTGCAGGTATTACAAACCTGCCCCTCCGGCTTATAGCTAAAGAAGCAGGATGCGGACTGGTCTGTTCTGAGATGATAAGTTCAAACGGACTTGTTCATCAATCTGTGAAAACCCTTCAACTGCTTGACAGCACAGATCAGGAAAAGCCTGTTTCAATCCAGATATTTGGCTCTGATCCTGATATTATGGCAGAAGCAGCAAGGATGGTGGAAGAATCAGGAGCAGATATTTTAGACATTAATTTTGGATGTTCTGTAAAAAAAATTATAAAAACAGGGTCAGGCGCAGCTCTTATGAAAACTCCCTTACTTGCAGAATCTATTTTAAAATCTGTCAGAAAAGCCATAAATATTCCTATGACTATTAAGATAAGAAGCGGGTGGGACAGTTCAGGAAACCAGGCTGTTCATATAGCAAAACTGGCAGAAGACTGCGGAGTTGATGCCGTTGCTGTTCATCCCCGCACTGCTGCTCAGGGTTTCAGGGGGCAGGCAGACTGGTCTGTTATATCCAGAGTAAAACAATCTATATCCATACCGGTACTGGGAAACGGAGATATAATTAAGGCGGAAGATGCTTTAATTATGAAGAAACAGACTAATTGCAACGGGGTGATGATAGGCCG from the Desulfonema limicola genome contains:
- a CDS encoding helix-turn-helix domain-containing protein, giving the protein MRKSIADSIICTVKDLNKSGLIDDITMRNIENLCLPEIKEYSPEKIISIRKKFKLSQAALASIFNISPSTVQKWEKGNKKPTGASRKLLDIIERKGLDALI
- a CDS encoding MFS transporter, with the protein product MKNISLIKQNPMYRYLMFLTIASAVGLQAWRTLFDNFAVNVAGLEGNHIGIIQSIREIPGFLTFLVIYVILIIKEHRLSALSVLLMGAGIAVTGVFPTYYGIITTTFLMSLGFHYYETTNQSLTLQYFDRYSSPWVFGKLRSLNAGSNIVIGLMIYLIVPVFTYTQIYILIGTLVIAVSFWAFLQDPCDKELIPQHRKMIIKKDYWLFYFLTLMSGARRQIFVAFAVFLLVKKFQFTVQELTLLFILNNLVNFFLSPLIGRLIIRFGERKVLSIEYFSLIFVFLAYAFFDSKSAMAILYILDHIFFNFAIAIRTYFQKVGDPRDIGPSMAVGFTINHIAAVIFPVIGGFLWIVDYRIPFVIGAGMSLISLGAVQKIKIT
- a CDS encoding OmpA family protein, with translation MKRIIVVMLCAALSLVLSLPSFAIELTPDAVQKIYKSPTAYSPDTLNAILESNGLTLDADAVSRIPASYAALSNGNIVFGKKPTAYRPAELHSILTAYGLTLSPEEVNDKLGGTDYAKVSNGNIVFGKNPAAYSGNDLKNILGAYAGPATDVTKSGPAPTPAPTPTPAPTPTPAPAPTPSGPGDGDGDGVTDDIDKCPRTPAGAKVDSRGCWILHNYLFDFDKSILKPMYHSDLSDVASVLRNNPTVRVEIQGHTDSIGAAAYNQKLSERRAKAVEKYLLDNGIESSRLTSIGFGETKPADTNATKQGRSNNRRVELKPIW
- a CDS encoding OmpA family protein: MVRSCVKFFLFIMLTIFLTGCISGQSQKNLQSETGQGDISTDASGMKPQFAGSPDSFVVDPEKLEFGGYMEEEVDNFLVIFDASGSKFLPYNQQIKFKVAKDILRRFNQKTPARPLFGGLRRYGWEAGAFTTTTSLLYGMTNYSRQGYADAIEIMRWSGGKTPLAHAIDKGSDDLDLAPKDEYLAMVIISDGKVLKNDPDPVLAARKVKERYGDRICIYTVAVGDDIPFDKKGTPESKKRYHEKYKLMRDIAKEGKCGYMVTSDDLIPDDNMAQFAHDVFHRGHSFEPEPRAIEPCPDEDADGVCDDMDKCPGTPKGAKVDKDGCWILDKVQFDLNKWNIKSEYRPILDEIARVLNLNPGVALAIQGHTCTIWTEDYNMKLSQWRAISVRTYLLNRGVRADQLTVEGFGYHRPFASNETEEGRIMNRRAEFRRIR
- the dusB gene encoding tRNA dihydrouridine synthase DusB — translated: MKIGSVSIENMTVLAPLAGITNLPLRLIAKEAGCGLVCSEMISSNGLVHQSVKTLQLLDSTDQEKPVSIQIFGSDPDIMAEAARMVEESGADILDINFGCSVKKIIKTGSGAALMKTPLLAESILKSVRKAINIPMTIKIRSGWDSSGNQAVHIAKLAEDCGVDAVAVHPRTAAQGFRGQADWSVISRVKQSISIPVLGNGDIIKAEDALIMKKQTNCNGVMIGRAAIGRPWIFSQITALAQGKRISPVEISLRFKTMIHYLDASVKYFGETHACYMMRSRLGWFVKGLPGASHFRESIKHISSEHDAVQLIMSYKNAIAA